A part of Dehalogenimonas sp. W genomic DNA contains:
- a CDS encoding response regulator transcription factor → MNMHKTRIMVCDEQPFFRSGVAHALGNKQDYEVIECDPSDKPLERIEETMPEVVLLGSDLTSQNGLDLGRKIVRLFPNIRVIILSPDPNDAELFDVIRTAAVACVRKSSTPEQLLETIQRASRGEYPINESLLSPNIAQRVLKNFQELADDDDGLDVVTPLTQRERQILIRVTDGLTNKQIATELKISEQTIKNHVSAILRKLNANDRAHAAVLAIRRGYIPLGQDKGHEQAG, encoded by the coding sequence ATGAATATGCACAAGACCAGAATCATGGTCTGCGATGAGCAGCCGTTCTTCCGTTCCGGCGTGGCCCACGCTCTGGGAAATAAGCAGGATTATGAAGTCATTGAGTGCGACCCTTCGGACAAGCCGCTGGAAAGAATAGAAGAAACCATGCCGGAGGTGGTGCTGCTCGGCTCGGATCTCACCTCCCAGAACGGGCTGGACCTGGGCCGGAAGATTGTGCGCCTGTTCCCCAACATCCGGGTCATTATCCTGTCACCCGACCCCAATGACGCGGAGCTTTTTGATGTCATCCGCACCGCTGCTGTGGCCTGTGTCCGGAAGAGTTCCACGCCGGAACAACTGCTGGAAACCATCCAGCGCGCTTCCCGCGGTGAATACCCCATCAATGAAAGCCTGCTGAGTCCCAACATCGCCCAGCGGGTGCTAAAGAACTTCCAGGAACTGGCCGATGATGATGACGGCCTGGACGTGGTCACCCCGCTGACACAGCGGGAGCGCCAGATACTTATCCGCGTCACCGACGGCCTGACCAACAAGCAGATTGCCACCGAGCTTAAAATAAGCGAACAGACCATCAAGAACCATGTCTCGGCCATCCTGCGCAAACTCAATGCCAATGACCGCGCCCATGCCGCCGTACTGGCCATCCGCCGGGGGTATATCCCCCTGGGTCAGGATAAAGGCCATGAACAAGCCGGGTAA
- a CDS encoding helix-turn-helix domain-containing protein gives MGQTVNRPAVTPMLTTSEVAVVLNVHINTVRRWSNQGTLKSYQLGPRGDRRFRREDIDAFLAGHRHPDNGASGSEEQGE, from the coding sequence ATGGGGCAAACAGTTAACCGGCCGGCGGTGACACCGATGCTGACCACCAGTGAAGTGGCCGTCGTTCTCAACGTTCATATCAATACCGTCAGACGCTGGAGCAACCAGGGCACGCTTAAATCCTATCAGTTAGGCCCCCGGGGCGACCGCCGCTTCCGGCGGGAGGATATAGACGCCTTTCTGGCTGGCCACCGCCACCCGGACAATGGTGCCTCCGGCTCTGAGGAACAAGGAGAATAG
- a CDS encoding tagatose 1,6-diphosphate aldolase produces the protein MGIDDALTIGKLRGLQQLADAQGLFIMTAMDHRGSLEKGLCIDPDADCFRLMVDFKLDLCRALAPASSGVLLDPIYGAAQAIASGALPGNTGLLVSVEATGYEGGKTARVTRLLDGWGVEKIKRLGASAVKMLVYFRPDSGDLATIQLDTVAKAAAQCREHDIPFLVEPVSYALDGESAEAYGAKKTDIVIATAKMMTALPIDVLKAEFPADMKLVTDEGRLLDACRALDAASAKPWVILSAGADFSVFRRQVELACRAGASGFLGGRAIWQEAVAMTDRDARRRFFETTALARLNELIDLTRQWGRPWYRSADGIQEERALPDADWYRNY, from the coding sequence ATGGGAATTGATGATGCATTGACCATCGGCAAATTACGCGGCTTGCAGCAACTGGCGGATGCTCAAGGGTTATTTATTATGACCGCCATGGATCACCGCGGCTCATTGGAAAAGGGACTTTGCATTGACCCTGACGCCGACTGCTTCCGGCTGATGGTGGATTTCAAGCTTGATTTATGCCGGGCTCTGGCCCCGGCGTCATCCGGAGTGCTGCTTGACCCGATTTATGGGGCCGCCCAGGCCATAGCATCAGGCGCTTTGCCCGGTAACACCGGCCTCCTGGTCAGTGTGGAGGCCACCGGTTATGAGGGCGGTAAAACGGCCAGGGTTACCCGGCTGCTGGACGGCTGGGGGGTGGAGAAAATCAAACGCCTCGGTGCCTCAGCCGTTAAAATGCTGGTCTATTTCAGGCCGGATTCGGGTGACCTGGCTACTATCCAACTGGATACGGTGGCTAAGGCAGCTGCGCAATGCCGGGAGCATGACATTCCGTTTCTGGTGGAACCGGTAAGTTATGCGCTGGACGGGGAGTCCGCTGAAGCGTACGGCGCCAAAAAGACCGACATAGTCATCGCTACGGCGAAAATGATGACGGCGCTGCCTATTGACGTGCTTAAGGCGGAGTTCCCTGCTGACATGAAGCTGGTTACCGATGAAGGGAGGCTGCTGGATGCCTGCCGGGCGCTGGACGCGGCTTCCGCCAAACCCTGGGTGATTCTCTCCGCCGGGGCTGATTTCAGCGTCTTCCGCCGTCAGGTGGAGCTGGCTTGCCGCGCCGGAGCCTCCGGCTTTTTAGGCGGCCGGGCAATCTGGCAGGAAGCCGTTGCCATGACAGACCGTGATGCCCGGCGGCGATTTTTTGAAACGACGGCGTTAGCGCGGCTGAATGAATTGATT